One Gloeobacter morelensis MG652769 DNA window includes the following coding sequences:
- the psbA gene encoding photosystem II q(b) protein, protein MTATLERRQAQGLWDRFADWVTSTNNRFYVGWFGVLMIPTLLSATICFIVAFVAAPPVDMDGIREPISGSLLYGNNIITGAVIPSSNAIGLHFYPIWEAASMDEWLYNGGPYQLVVFHFLIGVFCYLGREWELSYRLGLRPWICIAYSAPVAAATAVFLVYPIGQGSFSDGMPLGISGTFNFMFVFQAEHNILNHPFHMLGVAGVFGGALISAMHGSLVTSSLVSETSNEESQNYGYKFGQAEETYNISAAHGYISRLVFQYFAFWGANSRSLHFIMAAFPVIGIWFTSLGISVMAFNLNGFNFNSSIVDSQGRAIYTWADIVNRANLGMEVMHERNAHNFPLDLAGTESAPVAVSTADVGG, encoded by the coding sequence ATGACTGCAACGCTCGAGCGCCGTCAGGCGCAGGGTCTGTGGGACCGCTTCGCCGATTGGGTGACCTCCACCAACAACCGCTTCTACGTCGGTTGGTTCGGCGTGCTGATGATCCCCACCCTGCTTTCGGCCACCATTTGCTTCATCGTCGCCTTTGTCGCCGCCCCGCCGGTGGACATGGACGGCATCCGCGAACCGATTTCAGGCTCGCTGCTGTACGGCAACAACATCATCACCGGCGCGGTGATTCCTTCTTCCAACGCCATCGGTCTGCATTTTTACCCGATTTGGGAAGCGGCTTCGATGGACGAGTGGCTCTACAACGGTGGTCCTTACCAGCTGGTGGTTTTTCACTTTCTCATTGGGGTGTTTTGCTACCTGGGCCGCGAGTGGGAACTGAGCTACCGTCTGGGCCTGCGTCCTTGGATTTGCATTGCCTACAGTGCTCCTGTGGCGGCGGCGACGGCGGTATTTCTGGTCTACCCGATTGGGCAGGGCAGCTTCAGTGACGGTATGCCGCTGGGCATTTCGGGCACGTTCAACTTCATGTTTGTATTTCAGGCGGAGCACAACATTCTGAATCATCCGTTCCACATGCTGGGAGTGGCGGGGGTGTTCGGCGGGGCGTTGATCTCAGCGATGCACGGCAGTCTGGTCACTTCTTCGCTGGTGAGCGAGACTTCCAACGAAGAATCGCAGAACTACGGCTACAAGTTCGGCCAGGCGGAGGAGACCTACAATATCTCTGCTGCCCACGGTTACATCAGTCGGCTCGTCTTCCAGTACTTCGCGTTCTGGGGGGCGAATTCCCGCTCGCTGCACTTCATCATGGCGGCCTTCCCGGTGATCGGCATCTGGTTTACCTCGCTGGGCATCAGCGTGATGGCGTTCAACCTGAACGGCTTCAACTTCAACAGCAGCATTGTGGATTCTCAGGGTCGGGCGATTTACACGTGGGCGGACATCGTCAACCGGGCAAATCTGGGCATGGAAGTGATGCACGAGCGCAACGCCCACAACTTTCCCTTGGATCTGGCCGGGACGGAGTCGGCTCCGGTGGCGGTCAGTACCGCTGACGTGGGCGGTTAG